Proteins encoded within one genomic window of Pigmentiphaga sp. H8:
- a CDS encoding MFS transporter, producing MSSAPPVGASLPSVDNTATPTAPALPAGHIERGTPAFWRAVVALFASGFSTFSLLYFVQPLMPLFAHDFGLSAATSSLALSLSTALLAVSMLVASAVSERLGRRTLMFASLLGSAALTTAMALFPQWPALLTLRALMGITLSGLPAVAMAYVGEEMEPRAAGLAMGLYIGGSAIGGMSGRLLAGVIADGHGWRVAALVIGLIGFAGAVLFWKTLPASRHFKPRALDLAGALGSFRAHLRNPVMLRLYAQGFLLMGGFVAVYNYIGFRLLAPPFSLSHAVVGMVSVVYLAGIVSSAWMGDLAARLGHGRVMAAGVLLQLAGALLTLSGNLWLLVLGMAVLTFGFFGAHSICSSWVARAARQGRAQASSLYLFGYYCGSSLIGLGGGYALDLAGWNGFIGLVVVLLTLAAANAILLARRSAAV from the coding sequence ATGTCTTCCGCTCCGCCCGTCGGCGCCTCCCTGCCCTCCGTGGACAACACGGCCACCCCCACCGCTCCTGCCCTGCCGGCCGGCCATATCGAGCGCGGCACGCCGGCTTTCTGGCGGGCGGTGGTCGCGCTGTTCGCCTCCGGCTTCTCGACCTTCTCGCTGCTGTATTTCGTGCAGCCGCTGATGCCGCTGTTCGCCCACGATTTCGGCCTGTCGGCCGCGACCAGCAGCCTGGCGCTGTCGCTTTCCACCGCCCTGCTGGCGGTTTCCATGCTCGTGGCCAGCGCCGTGTCCGAGCGGCTGGGGCGGCGCACGCTGATGTTCGCCTCGCTGCTGGGCTCGGCGGCCCTGACCACCGCGATGGCTCTCTTTCCACAGTGGCCGGCGCTGCTGACGCTGCGGGCCTTGATGGGCATCACCCTGAGCGGCCTGCCGGCCGTCGCCATGGCCTACGTGGGCGAGGAAATGGAGCCGCGCGCGGCGGGCCTCGCGATGGGGCTTTACATAGGCGGTTCGGCCATCGGCGGCATGTCCGGCCGCCTGCTGGCCGGCGTGATCGCCGATGGCCACGGCTGGCGGGTCGCGGCGCTGGTCATCGGCCTGATCGGTTTCGCCGGCGCGGTGCTGTTCTGGAAGACCCTGCCCGCGTCCCGGCATTTCAAGCCGCGCGCGCTGGACCTGGCCGGCGCCCTGGGCAGCTTCCGGGCCCACCTGCGCAATCCCGTCATGCTGCGGCTGTATGCCCAGGGCTTCCTGCTGATGGGCGGCTTCGTCGCCGTGTACAACTACATCGGCTTCCGGCTGCTCGCCCCGCCGTTCTCGCTCAGCCATGCCGTGGTGGGCATGGTCTCGGTGGTCTACCTGGCGGGCATCGTCAGCTCCGCGTGGATGGGCGACCTGGCCGCCCGCCTGGGACACGGACGCGTCATGGCGGCGGGCGTCCTGCTGCAACTGGCCGGCGCGCTGCTGACCCTGTCGGGCAACCTGTGGCTGCTGGTTCTCGGGATGGCGGTGCTGACCTTCGGCTTCTTCGGCGCGCATTCCATCTGCAGTTCCTGGGTGGCGCGCGCCGCCCGGCAGGGCCGCGCCCAGGCATCGTCCCTGTACCTGTTCGGTTACTACTGCGGCTCCAGCCTGATCGGGCTGGGGGGCGGCTACGCGCTGGACCTGGCCGGCTGGAACGGCTTCATCGGCCTGGTGGTCGTCCTGCTGACGCTGGCCGCGGCCAATGCCATCCTGCTGGCGCGGCGTTCGGCGGCGGTCTAG
- a CDS encoding universal stress protein, translated as MLGRIAVHLDLDRGCRRRVRAAAQLAAEHDATLVGIHASFGRPLPYLYEGFFVSDDVNRMLRQRVDDDRAATEALLQEVAGETGVTAHWRTGNGLAENVLSEQARYCDLLVMGQPDDADPGPQQMPVLIAAVMLGAGRPVLILPSVGELNAIGRRVLFCWDERRESARALADAGPILEEASELFALRVDPPSEPEQAAQVKRADFLAYCAGRQYPIPQETVRESARIGIGNCILNAAADNACDLIVMGAYGHSRVREAVLGGTTRTLLESMTVPVLFSH; from the coding sequence ATGCTGGGACGTATCGCAGTTCATCTGGATCTGGACCGGGGCTGCAGGCGGCGCGTGCGCGCCGCCGCGCAACTGGCCGCCGAGCACGATGCCACGCTGGTCGGCATCCACGCCAGCTTCGGCCGCCCCCTTCCCTATCTCTACGAAGGTTTCTTCGTTTCCGACGACGTCAATCGCATGCTGCGCCAGCGCGTGGACGACGACCGCGCCGCCACCGAGGCGCTGCTGCAGGAAGTCGCCGGCGAGACCGGCGTGACGGCGCACTGGCGCACCGGCAACGGCCTGGCCGAGAACGTCCTGAGCGAGCAGGCCCGCTATTGCGATCTGCTGGTGATGGGCCAGCCCGACGACGCCGATCCGGGCCCGCAGCAGATGCCGGTCCTCATTGCCGCCGTGATGCTGGGCGCGGGCCGCCCCGTCCTGATACTGCCGTCGGTGGGCGAATTGAACGCCATCGGCCGCCGCGTGCTGTTCTGCTGGGACGAACGGCGCGAATCGGCTCGCGCGCTGGCCGATGCCGGTCCCATCCTGGAAGAAGCCTCCGAACTGTTCGCGCTGCGGGTCGACCCGCCGTCCGAACCGGAGCAGGCCGCCCAGGTCAAGCGGGCCGATTTCCTGGCCTACTGCGCCGGGCGGCAATATCCCATCCCGCAGGAAACCGTGCGCGAGAGCGCGAGGATAGGGATAGGCAATTGCATCCTGAACGCGGCCGCAGACAACGCCTGCGACCTGATCGTGATGGGCGCCTACGGCCACAGCCGCGTGCGGGAGGCAGTCCTGGGCGGCACGACACGAACCCTGTTGGAGTCGATGACCGTGCCGGTCCTGTTTTCCCATTGA
- a CDS encoding carboxypeptidase-like regulatory domain-containing protein produces the protein MKQNLRWAAPLALALAAAWPLAGQAMDKGEQNGIAYVTGGVGQDESTAIRAMAKDYSLRMLAAAKSGEYVADVRVAIHDSGGKDVLSLTTQGPYLLARLAPGNYRIDAEYGSARQSRQVRVPASGRAEVSFYF, from the coding sequence ATGAAGCAGAATCTACGATGGGCGGCGCCCCTGGCGCTTGCGCTGGCGGCTGCATGGCCGCTGGCCGGCCAGGCGATGGACAAGGGCGAGCAGAACGGCATCGCCTATGTAACGGGCGGCGTGGGCCAGGACGAATCGACCGCCATCCGCGCCATGGCCAAGGACTACAGCCTGCGCATGCTGGCGGCCGCCAAGAGCGGCGAATATGTGGCCGACGTGCGCGTGGCCATCCACGACAGCGGCGGCAAGGACGTCCTGTCCTTGACCACCCAGGGCCCTTACCTGTTGGCCAGGCTCGCGCCGGGCAACTACCGGATCGATGCCGAATACGGATCGGCCAGGCAAAGCCGCCAGGTTCGCGTTCCCGCCTCGGGACGCGCCGAGGTTTCCTTCTATTTCTGA
- a CDS encoding universal stress protein, with translation MYQRILVPVDGSPTSNRGLDEALRIAALTKGRLRLMHVIDELSLAGSMGAYAAYSDWINVLRANGAELVQQAEARAKAAGVEADTVLHDNFAGPVHELVIQEARKWPADLIVIGTHGRRGLPRMVLGSSAEKILREAPVPVLLVRLPETGGDAGPGTAVNP, from the coding sequence ATGTACCAGCGCATACTCGTTCCCGTCGACGGCAGCCCCACCTCCAACCGCGGCCTGGACGAGGCCCTGCGCATCGCGGCCCTGACCAAGGGCCGGTTGCGCCTGATGCACGTGATCGACGAGTTGTCGCTGGCCGGCTCCATGGGCGCCTACGCCGCCTACTCCGACTGGATCAACGTCCTGCGCGCCAACGGCGCCGAACTGGTCCAGCAGGCCGAGGCCAGGGCGAAGGCCGCCGGCGTCGAGGCGGACACCGTGCTGCACGACAATTTCGCCGGCCCGGTGCACGAACTGGTCATCCAGGAAGCACGCAAGTGGCCGGCCGACCTGATCGTGATCGGCACGCACGGCCGGCGCGGCCTGCCCCGCATGGTGCTGGGCAGCAGCGCCGAGAAGATCCTGCGCGAGGCGCCGGTGCCCGTGCTGCTGGTCCGGCTGCCCGAGACCGGCGGCGACGCCGGCCCGGGCACTGCCGTCAACCCTTGA
- a CDS encoding PhoX family phosphatase yields the protein MSDTLLNSSRRQALKFLAGAPAMLPLGTVTASLLAACGGDDDPITPTPQPSADFVSASFTSTPAPSLSNPAAMATTTVNSTLTVKLSDGSSHAYKLAYQPFFITGDMVSDGKGGKILAGGYVDINNQPIIDKSVAGKERQIFSDSPDGTSLLALSNANVAGIKGKAVFAVVQFEYTTRDQSGADTYGTLPSPIAVLTLDQDQATGKLSLVKYHNVDTSSAHGLWITCGASLSPWNTHLSSEEYEPDAPFVATNAQFKAFSKNVYGDETRARPYHYGHIPEVTVNPDGTGSIKKHYCMGRISHELIQVMPDNRTVLMGDDATNSGLFVFVADKEKDLSAGTLYVAKLGAGFSVDPAAAGASLSWIKLGHATSAEIEQLANTLDPEDIMTVLKADPSDATYTKIFSNGAANWIKIKPGMEKAAAFLETHRYAYLAGGSMGFTKMEGTTVNAKDKVAYSALQNIQDSMVKGSAKGWNEQSGIALEKALIAGGVLAHTLAGGQKDQSGAAINSEWMPVHTRMLLVGEDISADALGNKANPERVANPDNLKFSEKLRTLFIGEDSGSHVNNFLWAYNVDTKSLSRLLSVPAGGESTGLHAVDEINGWTYIMSNFQHAGDWSSLHDKVKDTLDPLIRSNYKDRFGAAVGYLTADPTSIKLKG from the coding sequence ATGTCCGATACGCTACTCAACAGTTCGCGCCGCCAGGCGCTGAAGTTCCTGGCCGGCGCGCCCGCCATGCTGCCTCTCGGGACGGTTACCGCGTCCCTGCTGGCCGCTTGCGGCGGGGACGACGACCCCATCACGCCCACGCCGCAACCGTCCGCGGATTTCGTGTCGGCCTCGTTCACATCCACGCCCGCGCCGTCGCTGTCCAATCCGGCCGCCATGGCCACGACCACCGTGAATTCCACGCTGACCGTCAAGCTGAGCGACGGCAGTTCGCACGCCTACAAGCTGGCGTACCAGCCGTTCTTCATCACCGGCGACATGGTCTCGGACGGCAAGGGCGGCAAGATCCTGGCCGGCGGCTACGTCGACATCAACAACCAGCCGATCATCGACAAGTCGGTGGCGGGCAAGGAACGCCAGATCTTCTCGGACTCGCCCGACGGCACCTCGCTGCTCGCGCTGTCCAACGCCAACGTGGCGGGCATCAAGGGCAAGGCCGTGTTCGCCGTGGTGCAGTTCGAGTACACGACGCGCGACCAGAGCGGCGCCGACACCTACGGCACGCTGCCGTCGCCCATTGCCGTGCTGACCCTGGACCAGGATCAGGCCACGGGCAAGCTGAGCCTGGTCAAGTACCACAACGTCGACACCTCGTCGGCGCATGGCCTGTGGATCACCTGTGGCGCCAGCCTGTCGCCCTGGAACACCCATCTGTCCAGCGAAGAGTACGAACCCGACGCGCCGTTCGTCGCCACCAACGCCCAGTTCAAGGCCTTCAGCAAGAACGTGTACGGCGACGAGACCCGGGCCCGTCCCTACCACTACGGCCACATTCCCGAAGTGACGGTGAACCCCGACGGCACGGGCTCGATCAAGAAGCATTACTGCATGGGCCGGATCTCGCACGAGCTGATTCAGGTCATGCCCGACAACCGCACGGTGCTGATGGGCGACGACGCCACCAACAGCGGCCTGTTCGTGTTCGTGGCCGACAAGGAGAAGGATCTGTCGGCGGGCACGCTGTACGTCGCCAAGCTGGGGGCCGGCTTCTCGGTCGATCCGGCCGCCGCGGGCGCCAGCCTGAGCTGGATCAAGCTGGGCCACGCCACCAGCGCGGAAATCGAGCAGTTGGCCAATACCCTCGACCCCGAGGACATCATGACCGTGCTCAAGGCCGATCCCTCGGACGCGACCTACACGAAGATCTTCTCGAACGGCGCGGCCAACTGGATCAAGATCAAGCCAGGCATGGAGAAGGCCGCGGCCTTCCTGGAGACCCACCGCTACGCCTACCTGGCGGGCGGCAGCATGGGCTTCACCAAGATGGAGGGCACCACCGTCAACGCCAAGGACAAGGTCGCCTACTCGGCCCTGCAGAACATCCAGGACTCCATGGTCAAAGGCAGCGCCAAGGGCTGGAACGAGCAAAGCGGCATCGCGCTGGAAAAGGCGTTGATCGCCGGCGGCGTGCTCGCCCATACCCTGGCCGGCGGCCAGAAGGACCAGTCCGGCGCGGCCATCAACAGCGAATGGATGCCGGTGCACACCAGGATGCTGCTGGTGGGCGAGGACATCTCCGCCGACGCGCTGGGCAACAAGGCCAACCCCGAGCGGGTCGCCAATCCCGACAACCTGAAGTTCTCGGAAAAGCTGCGCACGCTGTTCATCGGCGAGGACAGCGGCTCGCACGTGAACAACTTCCTGTGGGCCTACAACGTCGACACCAAGTCGCTGTCGCGGCTGCTGTCGGTGCCCGCGGGCGGCGAGTCGACCGGCCTGCACGCAGTGGACGAGATCAACGGCTGGACCTACATCATGAGCAACTTCCAGCACGCCGGCGACTGGAGCTCGCTGCACGACAAGGTCAAGGACACGCTGGACCCGCTGATCCGCAGCAACTACAAGGACCGTTTCGGCGCGGCGGTAGGCTACCTGACGGCCGATCCCACGAGCATCAAGCTCAAGGGTTGA
- a CDS encoding TPM domain-containing protein, whose translation MAIKRFLKHLATTRRAAHQAFPAQALDRIERTIREVESRHDGQIRFVVEAALDMGPLWQQQSPRERALEVFALQGVWDTPGNNGILLYVLMADHAVEIVCDRGIHACESAGTWEAVCRGIQEAFGQGRYEQGVVDGITALGASLARHYPGASRANTLPDRPQIM comes from the coding sequence ATGGCGATCAAACGATTCCTCAAGCATCTGGCGACGACCCGCCGCGCGGCGCACCAGGCCTTCCCGGCCCAGGCGCTGGACCGCATCGAACGGACCATCCGCGAGGTCGAGTCCCGCCATGACGGGCAGATCCGTTTCGTGGTCGAGGCCGCGCTGGACATGGGCCCGCTATGGCAGCAGCAGTCGCCGCGGGAACGGGCGCTGGAAGTCTTCGCGCTGCAAGGCGTGTGGGACACGCCCGGCAACAACGGCATCCTGCTGTACGTGCTGATGGCCGACCATGCGGTCGAGATCGTCTGCGACCGCGGCATCCATGCCTGCGAAAGCGCCGGAACCTGGGAAGCCGTCTGCCGCGGCATCCAGGAAGCGTTCGGCCAGGGCCGCTACGAACAGGGCGTGGTCGATGGCATCACGGCCCTGGGCGCCTCGCTGGCCCGCCACTATCCCGGCGCTTCCCGCGCCAATACGCTGCCCGATCGTCCGCAGATCATGTAG
- a CDS encoding YgcG family protein, with protein MSAWRAWRRGAAAWLAAGAAVLWLAAAPALAASDGLVAIPPFGGLVTDLTSTLTAEQRSGLEQQLRAFQERKGSQLAILVVPSTAPESVEQYSLRVAEAWKPGRKNVDDGVLFLVAKDDRRMRIEVGYGLEGVLNDATANRILNEIVTPRFREGDYYGGISQGADRIMRLIDGEPLPPPPERAAQEGGDLEGIAPVLLIVALVAGGMLRRALGRLPGALVTGGVVGGAAWLLSGAVAIAIVGALLAFFFTLVGGGFAGLPGGYGGSHRGGRGGGGGFGGGGFGGGGFGGGGGGGFGGGGASGRW; from the coding sequence ATGAGCGCATGGCGGGCCTGGAGACGCGGGGCGGCCGCCTGGCTGGCCGCCGGCGCCGCCGTGCTCTGGCTGGCGGCCGCCCCGGCCCTGGCCGCCAGTGATGGCCTGGTGGCGATTCCGCCGTTCGGCGGGCTGGTCACCGACCTGACCTCGACGCTGACCGCCGAGCAGCGGTCCGGACTGGAACAGCAACTGCGCGCCTTTCAGGAACGCAAGGGCAGCCAGCTCGCCATTCTGGTCGTTCCCAGCACCGCGCCCGAGAGCGTCGAACAGTACTCGCTGCGGGTGGCCGAGGCCTGGAAGCCCGGCCGCAAGAATGTGGACGACGGCGTGCTGTTCCTGGTGGCCAAGGACGACCGGCGGATGCGGATCGAGGTGGGCTATGGCCTGGAAGGCGTGCTGAACGATGCCACCGCCAACCGCATCCTGAACGAGATCGTCACGCCCCGGTTCCGCGAAGGAGACTACTACGGCGGCATTTCCCAGGGCGCCGACCGCATCATGCGGCTCATCGACGGCGAACCGCTGCCGCCGCCTCCCGAGCGCGCCGCGCAGGAAGGCGGCGACCTGGAAGGCATCGCGCCGGTCTTGCTGATCGTCGCGCTGGTGGCGGGCGGCATGCTGCGTCGCGCGCTGGGCAGGCTGCCCGGTGCGCTGGTAACCGGCGGCGTCGTGGGCGGAGCCGCCTGGCTGCTGTCCGGCGCGGTGGCCATCGCGATCGTGGGCGCCCTGCTGGCGTTCTTCTTCACGCTGGTGGGCGGGGGCTTCGCCGGACTGCCCGGCGGCTATGGCGGCAGCCATCGCGGCGGTCGGGGAGGGGGCGGCGGCTTTGGTGGCGGAGGCTTCGGCGGAGGCGGTTTTGGTGGCGGGGGCGGCGGCGGCTTCGGCGGCGGCGGTGCCTCGGGACGGTGGTAG
- a CDS encoding LemA family protein, translated as MLAATLSGCGYNDLQRADEQVKASWSEVLNQYQRRADLIPNLVNTVKGYASHEQDTLTAVVNARAQATGINATPELVNDPEAFAKFDAAQQQLTSALSRLMVVVERYPDLKANENFRDLQAQLEGTENRITVARNRYIKSVQDYNVIVRSFPSNLTAKAFGYPVKANFSVANESAISTPPTVDFGGNKPAGAR; from the coding sequence ATGCTGGCGGCCACGCTGTCCGGCTGCGGCTACAACGACCTGCAACGCGCGGACGAACAGGTCAAGGCCAGCTGGTCCGAAGTCCTGAACCAGTACCAGCGGCGCGCGGACCTCATCCCCAATCTGGTCAACACGGTCAAGGGCTATGCCAGCCACGAGCAGGACACGCTGACCGCCGTGGTCAACGCCCGCGCGCAAGCCACCGGCATCAACGCCACGCCGGAACTGGTCAACGATCCCGAGGCCTTCGCCAAGTTCGACGCCGCCCAGCAGCAGCTGACCAGCGCGCTGTCGCGCCTGATGGTGGTGGTGGAGCGTTATCCGGACCTCAAGGCCAATGAGAACTTCCGCGACTTGCAGGCGCAGCTCGAAGGCACCGAGAACCGCATCACCGTGGCCCGCAACCGCTATATCAAGTCGGTCCAGGACTACAACGTGATCGTGCGCTCGTTCCCGAGCAACCTGACCGCGAAGGCCTTCGGCTATCCGGTCAAGGCCAATTTCTCGGTGGCCAACGAAAGCGCGATTTCCACGCCGCCGACGGTCGACTTCGGCGGCAACAAGCCCGCGGGCGCGCGATGA
- a CDS encoding anti-virulence regulator CigR family protein — MMLKPRREIFLVLLLAGSLGMTPAFADPPSGKGSGNAHAGGGHGGGKGQGSKGHGQGQGDKTSGKGGGSRQDKRAGGDDLVRAGITVSLARNYASDYRAVGYGPLPPGIRKNLARGKPLPPGIAKKAVPSDMLARLPVYPGYEWRVAGTDLILVSLATLVVADVLADVFR, encoded by the coding sequence ATGATGCTCAAACCGCGACGCGAAATTTTCCTGGTCCTGCTGCTGGCGGGTTCGCTGGGCATGACCCCCGCCTTTGCCGATCCACCCAGCGGCAAAGGCAGCGGCAATGCCCATGCGGGAGGCGGCCACGGCGGCGGCAAGGGGCAGGGAAGCAAGGGCCACGGTCAGGGGCAGGGCGACAAGACGTCGGGCAAGGGCGGCGGCTCCAGGCAGGACAAGCGCGCCGGCGGCGACGACCTGGTCCGAGCCGGCATCACCGTCTCGCTGGCCCGGAACTACGCCTCCGACTATCGCGCGGTGGGCTATGGCCCCTTGCCCCCGGGCATACGCAAGAACCTGGCCCGTGGCAAGCCACTGCCGCCGGGCATCGCCAAGAAGGCCGTGCCGTCCGACATGCTGGCCAGGCTGCCGGTCTATCCCGGCTACGAGTGGCGCGTGGCGGGCACGGATCTGATCCTGGTGTCGCTGGCCACCCTGGTCGTGGCCGACGTGCTCGCGGACGTATTCCGCTGA
- a CDS encoding ABC transporter permease: MTPISLTPLELAMAAVLVLASAALSLRLALGIQRPLLVAAARMVVQLILVGLFLRQVFALTSPWVTGAVVALMIAAACHEVGSRQERRFQGAWRYGVGGVPVGIATLGIALLALATALRPDPWYDPRHAIPLAGIVLGTAMNSASLALNGVFTSVSRERAAIEARLALGADRYTAFRGVIRGAVRAGVLPVMNQMAAAGVITMPGIMTGQILAGMDPIESAKYQILLMFLLAGGGFAASAGSVYLAVWRLTDARDRLRLERLVSRPRG; the protein is encoded by the coding sequence ATGACCCCCATTTCACTGACCCCGCTGGAATTGGCCATGGCGGCGGTGCTGGTTCTGGCCAGCGCCGCGCTGTCGCTGCGCCTGGCGCTGGGCATCCAGCGTCCGTTGCTGGTGGCGGCGGCGCGCATGGTCGTGCAGTTGATCCTGGTGGGCCTGTTCCTGCGGCAGGTGTTCGCGCTGACTTCGCCCTGGGTGACCGGCGCGGTCGTTGCGCTGATGATCGCCGCGGCCTGCCACGAGGTCGGCTCCAGGCAGGAACGGCGCTTCCAGGGGGCATGGCGCTACGGCGTGGGTGGCGTGCCGGTGGGCATCGCCACGCTGGGCATCGCACTGCTGGCGCTGGCCACGGCGCTGCGTCCCGATCCCTGGTACGACCCGCGCCATGCGATCCCGCTGGCCGGCATCGTGCTGGGCACCGCCATGAACAGCGCCAGCCTGGCCCTGAACGGGGTGTTCACCTCGGTGTCGCGCGAACGGGCGGCCATCGAGGCCCGGCTGGCCCTGGGCGCCGACCGCTACACCGCCTTCCGGGGCGTCATCCGCGGCGCGGTAAGGGCAGGGGTGCTGCCGGTCATGAACCAGATGGCGGCGGCCGGCGTGATCACCATGCCCGGCATCATGACCGGGCAGATCCTGGCCGGCATGGATCCCATCGAGTCGGCCAAGTACCAGATCCTGCTGATGTTCCTGCTGGCCGGGGGCGGTTTCGCGGCATCGGCCGGCTCGGTCTATCTGGCCGTGTGGCGGTTGACGGACGCGCGCGACCGCTTGAGGCTGGAGCGGCTGGTCTCGCGGCCGCGCGGCTGA
- a CDS encoding ATP-binding cassette domain-containing protein, with protein MHGLHGRLAGPFALAVESGECVALSGPSGVGKSLLLRMIADLEPARGRVELDGVDRARMRAPAFRRQVTYVAAEAGWWTDIVADHMAYPDRARELLPELGLADALFVAPVATLSTGQRQRLALVRAISQEPRFLLLDEPTSALDPEATARVEALLARLRAQGTGLLVVTHDAAQAARIATRRLRMTPAGLENETP; from the coding sequence GTGCACGGCCTGCACGGCCGGCTCGCGGGTCCTTTCGCTCTGGCGGTCGAGAGCGGCGAGTGCGTGGCCTTGTCCGGCCCGTCCGGCGTGGGCAAGAGCCTGCTGCTGCGCATGATCGCCGACCTCGAACCGGCCCGGGGCCGCGTCGAGCTGGACGGCGTGGACCGCGCTCGCATGCGGGCCCCGGCGTTTCGCCGCCAGGTGACCTATGTCGCGGCCGAGGCGGGGTGGTGGACGGACATCGTGGCCGACCACATGGCGTATCCGGATCGGGCGCGCGAACTGCTGCCGGAACTGGGGCTGGCCGACGCGCTGTTCGTGGCGCCGGTGGCCACGCTGTCGACCGGCCAGCGCCAGCGGCTCGCGCTGGTACGCGCCATCTCGCAGGAGCCGCGCTTCCTGCTGCTGGACGAACCGACCTCGGCCCTGGATCCCGAAGCCACCGCCCGGGTCGAGGCCCTGCTGGCGCGGCTGCGCGCACAGGGCACCGGACTGCTGGTGGTCACGCACGACGCCGCGCAGGCCGCGCGCATCGCCACCCGGCGGCTGCGCATGACGCCCGCGGGACTGGAGAACGAGACGCCATGA
- a CDS encoding tripartite tricarboxylate transporter substrate binding protein, whose product MYRALAAALVLGTLAVAPAHAGSYPDRPVRIINPFPPGTNTDTVARLLAQKLQQNWGQATVVENKTGAGGAIGASFVAKSPADGYTLLLTSSSTHLVAPVLRKAVPYDANKDFTPIMTVTVSPHVVVATHSLPVKDFKDFVAYVKSHPGTTFASSGNGTGYHLAGELFAHGVGANMLHIPYRGAAPAMNDLIGGQVQSMFDSPGSVAPNAKSGRVHALAVMGPKRWPTLPDVPTTVELGYPQLQFSTWLGLYAPANTPPEVIAKITNILTTELSKPGMSEQFDQMGSQLNMIVGKDFAKFMLDGQASLKKLAEEAKLPMLD is encoded by the coding sequence ATGTATCGCGCACTCGCCGCCGCCCTCGTGCTGGGCACCCTGGCCGTCGCTCCCGCCCATGCCGGATCCTACCCCGACCGCCCCGTCCGCATCATCAACCCGTTCCCGCCCGGCACGAACACCGACACGGTAGCGCGCCTGCTGGCCCAGAAGCTGCAACAGAACTGGGGCCAGGCCACCGTCGTCGAGAACAAGACCGGCGCGGGCGGCGCGATCGGCGCGAGCTTCGTCGCCAAGTCGCCGGCCGACGGCTACACGCTGCTGCTGACATCTTCGTCCACGCACCTGGTGGCCCCCGTGCTGCGCAAGGCCGTGCCCTACGACGCGAACAAGGACTTCACGCCCATCATGACGGTGACCGTGTCGCCGCACGTGGTAGTCGCCACCCATTCGCTGCCGGTCAAGGACTTCAAGGACTTCGTGGCCTACGTGAAGTCGCACCCGGGCACGACCTTCGCATCCTCGGGCAACGGCACCGGCTACCACCTGGCGGGTGAACTGTTCGCCCACGGCGTCGGCGCCAACATGCTGCACATCCCCTACCGCGGCGCGGCTCCGGCCATGAACGACCTGATAGGCGGACAGGTCCAGTCCATGTTCGACTCCCCGGGCAGCGTGGCGCCCAACGCCAAGAGCGGCCGCGTCCACGCGCTGGCCGTCATGGGTCCCAAGCGCTGGCCCACCCTGCCGGACGTCCCCACCACGGTGGAACTGGGCTATCCCCAGTTGCAGTTCTCCACCTGGCTGGGCCTGTACGCGCCGGCCAACACCCCGCCCGAGGTGATCGCCAAGATCACCAACATCCTGACCACCGAACTGTCCAAGCCCGGCATGAGCGAACAGTTCGACCAGATGGGCTCGCAGCTGAACATGATCGTGGGCAAGGACTTCGCCAAGTTCATGCTGGACGGCCAGGCCTCGCTGAAGAAGCTGGCCGAGGAAGCCAAGCTGCCGATGCTGGACTGA